Below is a genomic region from Dechloromonas denitrificans.
CGGCATGGCTGCTGCTGCTGGAGCTGCTGCAACGCTATGCGGCGCAGGATGCTTTTGAAGAGCGGGCGGTCGATTATGCGATCACCTTCGAACGTTCTCCCCCTTCCTGGGAAAGCTCGCCGATTGTTCGCGGTACCCCGCCTGCCCGTCCTCCCGTGCTCGATGATGCGCACTTCCTGCACGGCGATTTGCGCGATCAGCGGTTTACCGAATTGTCTGCCGCACTTGCCCAGGTCGAGCTGCCGGTGATCGATTTTTCCGGTGTCAGCCGGATGGACTTTTTCTCGGCCAGCCAGCTGGCCAATTGCCTGACCCCCTTGAAGGCGGCCGGGCGTGAGGTGGTGATCCGCAGTCCGCATCATCTGGTGGCTGAACTGATGGCCCTGGTCGGACTGAACAAGGTAGCCCGCATCATCGTTCCCAAATCTTGAATCTTAGGAAATAGCATGGAGCAATATCACGGCACGACCATCCTGTCCGTGCGCCGCGGCAATTCGGTGGCCATGGGCGGCGACGGTCAGGTCACGCTGGGCAATGTGGTGATCAAATCGACCGCGCGCAAGGTGCGCCGGCTTTACCAAGGCCGGATCCTGGCCGGCTTTGCCGGTGGTACGGCCGATGCCTTCACGCTTTTCGAGCGTTTTGAAGCCAAGCTGGAGAAGCATCAGGGCAATCTGCTGCGTTCGGCTGTCGAGCTGGCCAAGGACTGGCGCTCCGATCGCGCCCTGCGCCGTCTGGAAGCGATGCTTTCGGTCGCCGACAAGGAGGTCTCGCTGATCATCACCGGCAACGGGGATGTGCTTGAACCGGAACACGGTATCGTCGCCATTGGTTCAGGCGGTTCCTACGCCCAGAGCGCAGCGCGTGCGCTGCTTGAAAATACCGAGCTGTCGCCGCGCGACATCGTGACCAAGTCGCTGGAGATTGCCGGCGATATTTGTATCTATACCAACCGCAACTTTACGATCGAGGCGCTCGAATGAGTGGTGCAGAGATGACGCCGCAGGAAATTGTCTCCGAACTGGACAAGCATATCGTTGGCCAGCACAACGCCAAAAAATCCGTCGCAATTGCGCTGCGTAACCGCTGGCGCCGCGCTCAGGTGGCGGAGCCGCTGCGCCAGGAAATCACGCCGAAAAACATTTTGATGATCGGGCCGACCGGTGTCGGCAAGACTGAAATTGCGCGTCGTCTGGCCCGTTTGGCCAACGCGCCATTCATCA
It encodes:
- the hslV gene encoding ATP-dependent protease subunit HslV; translation: MEQYHGTTILSVRRGNSVAMGGDGQVTLGNVVIKSTARKVRRLYQGRILAGFAGGTADAFTLFERFEAKLEKHQGNLLRSAVELAKDWRSDRALRRLEAMLSVADKEVSLIITGNGDVLEPEHGIVAIGSGGSYAQSAARALLENTELSPRDIVTKSLEIAGDICIYTNRNFTIEALE